In Helianthus annuus cultivar XRQ/B chromosome 9, HanXRQr2.0-SUNRISE, whole genome shotgun sequence, the following are encoded in one genomic region:
- the LOC110877116 gene encoding uncharacterized protein LOC110877116, whose product MGAPEFTMNRTSRSLSLKPTVSLSRKGQRRRQKKSFIDKRSSSSEQNHLSRKRQEVENGSELEKSTPEERSGFDGCGIQVQIVFAYNQQMVRKRDCNEGPRDYS is encoded by the exons ATGGGAGCTCCGGAATTTACGATGAATCGGACCTC ACGGTCTCTCTCGCTAAAACCGACGGTTTCTCTCTCTAGGAAAGGACAAAGACGACGACAAAAAAAAAGCTTCATAGATAAACGGTCATCATCTTCTGAACAGAATCATCTGTCACGGAAGCGTCAAGAG GTCGAAAATGGTAGTGAATTGGAGAAATCGACGCCGGAGGAGCGGAGTGGTTTCGACGGCTGCGGAATCCAGGTGCAGATCGTATTCGCTTACAATCAGCAGATGG TAAGAAAGAGAGATTGTAATGAAG GTCCTCGAGACTATAGCTGA